Proteins co-encoded in one Nothobranchius furzeri strain GRZ-AD chromosome 4, NfurGRZ-RIMD1, whole genome shotgun sequence genomic window:
- the LOC107388628 gene encoding aquaporin-9: MRQHCALKHGIFKEFLAEFLGTFVLVLFGCGSVAQTVLSRNTLGEPLTIHIGFSVGLIMAVYVAGGVSGGHVNPAVSLAMVVLGKLKIWKFPFYVMAQFLGAFAGAAAVFGLYYDSFMDFTSGILSVTGINATAHIFASYPARHLSVLGGFIDQVVGTGMLVLCILAIIDGGNIGAPKGVEPLAIGLIIMAIGVSMGLNCGYPLNPARDLGPRLFTAVAGWGMEVFSTADNWWWIPVAGPMVGGVVAAVIYFLLIELHHVHNEPEKAHEEDEEEEEEEEDEDISLKDKYEMITMS, translated from the exons ATGAGGCAACACTGTGCCCTCAAACATGGAATATTCAAAGAATTCCTGGCAGAATTCCTTGGGACTTTTGTCTTGGTT TTGTTTGGCTGTGGCTCGGTAGCTCAGACCGTGCTAAGTCGAAACACTCTTGGAGAGCCGCTCACCATCCACATCGGCTTCTCCGTGGGCCTCATTATGGCCGTGTATGTGGCTGGTGGAGTCTCAG GGGGCCACGTGAACCCTGCTGTGTCTCTGGCCATGGTGGTTTTGGGCAAGCTGAAGATCTGGAAGTTCCCCTTCTACGTGATGGCCCAGTTCCTCGGTGCTTTTGCGGGAGCCGCTGCGGTCTTTGGATTATACTATG ATTCATTTATGGACTTCACAAGCGGGATTCTGTCAGTGACGGGAATCAATGCAACTGCTCACATCTTTGCCTCATACCCTGCTAGGCACCTGTCAGTTCTTGGAGGCTTCATCGATCAG GTTGTGGGCACAGGTATGCTCGTTCTCTGTATTCTTGCAATCATCGATGGTGGAAACATTGGAGCTCCGAAAGGCGTGGAGCCGCTGGCCATTGGCCTGATCATCATGGCCATTGGTGTGTCCATGGGACTGAACTGTGGCTACCCCCTTAACCCAGCCCGAGACCTAGGACCCCGACTGTTCACGGCGGTGGCCGGATGGGGGATGGAGGTCTTCAG CACTGCAGACAACTGGTGGTGGATCCCAGTAGCAGGACCCATGGTGGGCGGCGTGGTCGCAGCCGTCATCTACTTCCTGCTCATTGAGCTGCACCACGTCCACAATGAGCCCGAGAAAGCTCATGAGGAggacgaagaggaggaggaggaggaagaggacgagGACATCAGTCTGAAGGACAAATATGAGATGATCACCATGAGTTAG
- the LOC107388627 gene encoding cingulin-like protein 1 isoform X2, giving the protein MGGHVTRRSSVSAPERGRAIAAARSQTSPLVQRKRTQPRSPDTQQSITGESIRDRGEMESHGLSASLDVKRGYVLQHSPRGSQDGLFGVRVQVQGIKGQPFVVLNSSSQDSHKDISVITHQAGYNPGMVRRSVDERQSPSETQRTANSSGFYYQKPTGGPRPYDPESNDIVFGSTPQNAKPRIPLPAEGPAVDSADVTPPSDEHGSPQFPSSVDTDSIMSVGKLISQFNSSLRRGRGPRNRLDPEACRRSHSVDNRSSDSSSPSPSSSRASSLIGIRGETSSGIYPPGSARAQLLTGISPSRNKLEGNEARTQYSKESVSPKVEKPSVLRLRGEKPDGSDERDTQQELSVDPPEDTTKQILIKYLKNGTTDDDSTTERKVKLLLEKISKLKWRTAESVEEEEKNHAAETMLLQEKQAALEREVCQLKQKLEIEIKNEMILAKAFEKARTDKKKLQEDLTKSQTELCNLRHKLADLEAELRSTQQEVNQTRTERERSKAEMKDLQLQLSEMHDELDQAKGAEVINTEKEVLLKDLAQLRVDFQELLQAKEEQEEVLQHTEREFSALKGELREEVETHDKYMAALKEEYEQELGKLLRDLELAKESNAQLGQEKAEAKQERGATKAQMKELIQERDHLKGKIRELNSKVDQLNQTIQELKTTERLVEQRAKQLEREKLQVEESLKGVRRNEEEMSQSNQSLLSRLEDVQSKMTKLNHEHRELKEKLKEERKQMEELWKTKAELEDERRMQDRAMEQLQRKMNNIMEECEASTDVLQNQVDEARERSQRELAELRRQLQEKGAELEKSRATAQKLQEELLPLVEDLQRCRREQQEAQMRSQQLEQRVEELEERNATSQEDRERQVKLLEERMHHLEEDLNDEHSSADRLMERLDKTKEQMDQMRSELLQERATRQDLECDKMSLERQNKDLKSRVIHLEGSQRTNQDAFISKLNCRIQELEERLQGEERDNNNMQQANRKLERKLKEMKMQTDEEHANLQSQTEQLSQRLKTAKRQMDEAEEEIERLEHVKKKMQRDLDEQIEANEQLHVQLSSLRNEMRRKKKSPAIIKVLEDSLNDVDDVGSD; this is encoded by the exons ATGGGTGGTCACGTGACCAGGCGGAGCAGCGTGAGCGCTCCTGAGCGGGGCCGGGCGATCGCCGCTGCCCGCTCACAGACCAGTCCGCTCGTTCAGAGGAAGAGGACTCAACCCCGCTCACCGGATACGCAACAGTCG ATTACTGGTGAATCCATCAGGGACCGAGGCGAGATGGAGTCTCACGGGCTGAGCGCCTCCCTGGATGTCAAGAGGGGCTACGTGCTGCAGCACAGTCCCAGAGGCAGCCAGGATGGCCTGTTTGGAGTCAGGGTGCAGGTTCAGGGCATCAAAGGTCAACCTTTTGTGGTTCTGAACAGTTCTAGCCAGGACAGCCACAAGGACATCTCTGTCATTACTCACCAGGCAGGGTACAACCCAGGAATGGTGAGAAGGTCTGTGGATGAAAGACAGTCTCCATCTGAGACTCAGAGGACTGCAAACTCCTCCGGCTTTTATTATCAGAAACCAACAGGGGGCCCAAGACCGTATGACCCTGAAAGTAATGACATTGTCTTTGGTTCCACTCCTCAAAATGCCAAACCCAGGATCCCTCTGCCTGCCGAGGGTCCAGCTGTAGACTCAGCTGACGTGACGCCTCCCTCAGATGAACACGGTTCTCCACAGTTCCCCAGCTCAGTGGACACAGACTCCATCATGTCTGTCGGTAAGTTAATAAGCCAGTTTAACAGCAGCCTGCGGAGAGGAAGAGGACCAAGGAACAGACTGGACCCAGAAGCTTGTCGGCGGTCTCACAGTGTGGACAATAGATCTTCAGACTCGTCCTCCCCGTCTCCATCTTCTAGCAGAGCCTCCTCTCTGATAGGCATCAGGGGAGAAACCTCCAGTGGGATTTATCCTCCTGGCTCAGCCAGAGCACAACTCCTTACAGGAATATCCCCTTCGAGAAACAAATTGGAGGGGAACGAGGCCAGAACACAATACAGCAAAGAGTCTGTGTCTCCAAAAGTAGAGAAACCCTCAGTTCTCAGGCTGCGTGGAGAAAAACCAGATGGATCTGATGAAAGAGACACACAG CAAGAGCTCTCAGTAGATCCGCCTGAAGATACGACAAAGCAAATACTGATCAAGTACCTGAAGAATGG GACAACAGACGATGACTCCACCACCGAAAGAAAAGTCAAACTGCTGCTTGAAAAGATCAGCAAGCTGAAGTGGAGGACTGCTGAGagtgtggaggaggaggagaaa AACCATGCAGCAGAGACGATGCTCCTGCAGGAGAAACAGGCAGCTCTGGAGAGAGAAGTGTGCCAGTTAAAACAAAAACTGGAAATTGAGATTAAG AATGAGATGATTTTAGCCAAGGCCTTTGAAAAAGCCAGGACTGATAAGAAGAAACTCCAGGAGGATTTGACCAAAAGTCAGACAGAACTCTGCAACCTGAGACACAAACTGGCTGATCTTGAGGCAGAACTCCGGTCCACCCAACAGGA AGTGAACCAGACGAGAACGGAGAGAGAGCGATCTAAAGCTGAGATGAAAGAcctccagctgcagctctctgAGATGCATGATGAGCTGGACCAAGCCAAGGGAGCAGAAGTGATCAACACAGAGAAAGAAGTTCTTCTGAAG GATTTGGCACAGCTCCGCGTGGATTTTCAGGAGCTCCTACAAgctaaggaggaacaggaggaggtcCTGCAGCACACAGAAAGAGAGTTCAGTGCCCTGAAGGGGGAGCTCAGAGAGGAGGTGGAGACTCACGATAAATATATGGCAGCTTTGAAGGAGGAATATGAGCAAGAGCTGGGCAAGCTACTAAGAGATTTAGAGCTGGCTAAGGAG AGCAATGCTCAACTGGGTCAGGAGAAGGCCGAGGCAaaacaggagagaggtgcaacaaAGGCGCAGATGAAGGAGCTGATCCAGGAGCGGGATCATCTGAAAGGAAAAATCCGAGAACTGAACAGTAAGGTGGATCAACTAAACCAGACCATCCAGGAGCTGAAAACCACAGAGAGGCTGGTGGAACAGAGAGCAAAGCAGCTGGAG AGGGAAAAGCTCCAGGTGGAGGAAAGTCTGAAGGGTGTAAGGAGAAACGAGGAGGAGATGAGTCAGTCTAACCAGTCTCTGCTTTCTCGCCTAGAGGATGTACAG AGTAAGATGACCAAACTAAACCATGAGCACAGGGAGTTAAAAGAGAAGCTGAAGGAGGAGAGGAAACAAATGGAAGAGCTGTGGAAGACCAAGGCAGAGCTGGAGGATGAGAGGAGGATGCAGGATAGAGCTATGGAGCAACTGCAGAGGAAG ATGAATAACATCATGGAGGAGTGTGAGGCCTCCACAGATGTTCTTCAGAACCAGGTTGATGAGGCCAGAGAGAGGAGTCAGAGGGAGTTGGCTGAGCTGCGGAGACAGCTGCAGGAAAAGGGCGCAGAGCTGGAGAAATCCAGAGCGACGGCCCAAAAGCTGCAGGAAGAG CTCcttcctctggtggaggatctgcagAGGTGTCGCAGGGAGCAGCAGGAGGCCCAGATGAGGAGCCAACAGCTGGAGCAGagggtggaggagctggaagAAAGGAACGCCACCTCGCAGGAGGATCGAGAGCGGCAGGTCAAACTCCTAGAG GAGCGAATGCATCACCTGGAGGAAGATCTGAACGATGAGCACAGCAGTGCTGACCGCCTGATGGAGCGTTTAGACAAAACCAAAGAGCAG ATGGATCAGATGAGGAGTGAACTGCTGCAGGAGCGAGCGACTAGGCAGGACCTGGAGTGTGACAAGATGAGCCTGGAGAGACAG AATAAAGACCTGAAGAGCAGAGTGATTCACCTAGAAGGATCACAGAGAACAAATCAAGACGCGTTCATCTCCAAACTAAACTGCCGGATCCAGGAGCTGGAGGAGAGGCTGCAAGGAGAGGAGAG GGACAACAACAACATGCAACAAGCAAACCGAAAGCTGGAGCGCAAACTGAAGGAGATGAAGATGCAGACGGATGAGGAACATGCCAACCTGCAGAGCCAGACAGAACAG CTGAGCCAGAGGCTGAAGACGGCAAAGAGACAAATGgacgaggcagaggaggagatcgAGCGTCTGgagcatgttaagaagaagatgcAGAGAGATCTGGATGAGCAGATTGAGGCTAACGAGCAGCTTCATGTGCAGCTGAGTTCCCTGAGGAACGAGATGAG ACGTAAGAAGAAGTCACCGGCCATCATCAAAGTTCTGGAGGACAGTTTGAACGACGTGGACGACGTTGGCTCCGATTGA
- the LOC107388627 gene encoding cingulin-like protein 1 isoform X1, with product MGGHVTRRSSVSAPERGRAIAAARSQTSPLVQRKRTQPRSPDTQQSITGESIRDRGEMESHGLSASLDVKRGYVLQHSPRGSQDGLFGVRVQVQGIKGQPFVVLNSSSQDSHKDISVITHQAGYNPGMVRRSVDERQSPSETQRTANSSGFYYQKPTGGPRPYDPESNDIVFGSTPQNAKPRIPLPAEGPAVDSADVTPPSDEHGSPQFPSSVDTDSIMSVGKLISQFNSSLRRGRGPRNRLDPEACRRSHSVDNRSSDSSSPSPSSSRASSLIGIRGETSSGIYPPGSARAQLLTGISPSRNKLEGNEARTQYSKESVSPKVEKPSVLRLRGEKPDGSDERDTQVTPDLLKGQQELSVDPPEDTTKQILIKYLKNGTTDDDSTTERKVKLLLEKISKLKWRTAESVEEEEKNHAAETMLLQEKQAALEREVCQLKQKLEIEIKNEMILAKAFEKARTDKKKLQEDLTKSQTELCNLRHKLADLEAELRSTQQEVNQTRTERERSKAEMKDLQLQLSEMHDELDQAKGAEVINTEKEVLLKDLAQLRVDFQELLQAKEEQEEVLQHTEREFSALKGELREEVETHDKYMAALKEEYEQELGKLLRDLELAKESNAQLGQEKAEAKQERGATKAQMKELIQERDHLKGKIRELNSKVDQLNQTIQELKTTERLVEQRAKQLEREKLQVEESLKGVRRNEEEMSQSNQSLLSRLEDVQSKMTKLNHEHRELKEKLKEERKQMEELWKTKAELEDERRMQDRAMEQLQRKMNNIMEECEASTDVLQNQVDEARERSQRELAELRRQLQEKGAELEKSRATAQKLQEELLPLVEDLQRCRREQQEAQMRSQQLEQRVEELEERNATSQEDRERQVKLLEERMHHLEEDLNDEHSSADRLMERLDKTKEQMDQMRSELLQERATRQDLECDKMSLERQNKDLKSRVIHLEGSQRTNQDAFISKLNCRIQELEERLQGEERDNNNMQQANRKLERKLKEMKMQTDEEHANLQSQTEQLSQRLKTAKRQMDEAEEEIERLEHVKKKMQRDLDEQIEANEQLHVQLSSLRNEMRRKKKSPAIIKVLEDSLNDVDDVGSD from the exons ATGGGTGGTCACGTGACCAGGCGGAGCAGCGTGAGCGCTCCTGAGCGGGGCCGGGCGATCGCCGCTGCCCGCTCACAGACCAGTCCGCTCGTTCAGAGGAAGAGGACTCAACCCCGCTCACCGGATACGCAACAGTCG ATTACTGGTGAATCCATCAGGGACCGAGGCGAGATGGAGTCTCACGGGCTGAGCGCCTCCCTGGATGTCAAGAGGGGCTACGTGCTGCAGCACAGTCCCAGAGGCAGCCAGGATGGCCTGTTTGGAGTCAGGGTGCAGGTTCAGGGCATCAAAGGTCAACCTTTTGTGGTTCTGAACAGTTCTAGCCAGGACAGCCACAAGGACATCTCTGTCATTACTCACCAGGCAGGGTACAACCCAGGAATGGTGAGAAGGTCTGTGGATGAAAGACAGTCTCCATCTGAGACTCAGAGGACTGCAAACTCCTCCGGCTTTTATTATCAGAAACCAACAGGGGGCCCAAGACCGTATGACCCTGAAAGTAATGACATTGTCTTTGGTTCCACTCCTCAAAATGCCAAACCCAGGATCCCTCTGCCTGCCGAGGGTCCAGCTGTAGACTCAGCTGACGTGACGCCTCCCTCAGATGAACACGGTTCTCCACAGTTCCCCAGCTCAGTGGACACAGACTCCATCATGTCTGTCGGTAAGTTAATAAGCCAGTTTAACAGCAGCCTGCGGAGAGGAAGAGGACCAAGGAACAGACTGGACCCAGAAGCTTGTCGGCGGTCTCACAGTGTGGACAATAGATCTTCAGACTCGTCCTCCCCGTCTCCATCTTCTAGCAGAGCCTCCTCTCTGATAGGCATCAGGGGAGAAACCTCCAGTGGGATTTATCCTCCTGGCTCAGCCAGAGCACAACTCCTTACAGGAATATCCCCTTCGAGAAACAAATTGGAGGGGAACGAGGCCAGAACACAATACAGCAAAGAGTCTGTGTCTCCAAAAGTAGAGAAACCCTCAGTTCTCAGGCTGCGTGGAGAAAAACCAGATGGATCTGATGAAAGAGACACACAG GTAACTCCTGATCTTCTGAAAGGACAGCAAGAGCTCTCAGTAGATCCGCCTGAAGATACGACAAAGCAAATACTGATCAAGTACCTGAAGAATGG GACAACAGACGATGACTCCACCACCGAAAGAAAAGTCAAACTGCTGCTTGAAAAGATCAGCAAGCTGAAGTGGAGGACTGCTGAGagtgtggaggaggaggagaaa AACCATGCAGCAGAGACGATGCTCCTGCAGGAGAAACAGGCAGCTCTGGAGAGAGAAGTGTGCCAGTTAAAACAAAAACTGGAAATTGAGATTAAG AATGAGATGATTTTAGCCAAGGCCTTTGAAAAAGCCAGGACTGATAAGAAGAAACTCCAGGAGGATTTGACCAAAAGTCAGACAGAACTCTGCAACCTGAGACACAAACTGGCTGATCTTGAGGCAGAACTCCGGTCCACCCAACAGGA AGTGAACCAGACGAGAACGGAGAGAGAGCGATCTAAAGCTGAGATGAAAGAcctccagctgcagctctctgAGATGCATGATGAGCTGGACCAAGCCAAGGGAGCAGAAGTGATCAACACAGAGAAAGAAGTTCTTCTGAAG GATTTGGCACAGCTCCGCGTGGATTTTCAGGAGCTCCTACAAgctaaggaggaacaggaggaggtcCTGCAGCACACAGAAAGAGAGTTCAGTGCCCTGAAGGGGGAGCTCAGAGAGGAGGTGGAGACTCACGATAAATATATGGCAGCTTTGAAGGAGGAATATGAGCAAGAGCTGGGCAAGCTACTAAGAGATTTAGAGCTGGCTAAGGAG AGCAATGCTCAACTGGGTCAGGAGAAGGCCGAGGCAaaacaggagagaggtgcaacaaAGGCGCAGATGAAGGAGCTGATCCAGGAGCGGGATCATCTGAAAGGAAAAATCCGAGAACTGAACAGTAAGGTGGATCAACTAAACCAGACCATCCAGGAGCTGAAAACCACAGAGAGGCTGGTGGAACAGAGAGCAAAGCAGCTGGAG AGGGAAAAGCTCCAGGTGGAGGAAAGTCTGAAGGGTGTAAGGAGAAACGAGGAGGAGATGAGTCAGTCTAACCAGTCTCTGCTTTCTCGCCTAGAGGATGTACAG AGTAAGATGACCAAACTAAACCATGAGCACAGGGAGTTAAAAGAGAAGCTGAAGGAGGAGAGGAAACAAATGGAAGAGCTGTGGAAGACCAAGGCAGAGCTGGAGGATGAGAGGAGGATGCAGGATAGAGCTATGGAGCAACTGCAGAGGAAG ATGAATAACATCATGGAGGAGTGTGAGGCCTCCACAGATGTTCTTCAGAACCAGGTTGATGAGGCCAGAGAGAGGAGTCAGAGGGAGTTGGCTGAGCTGCGGAGACAGCTGCAGGAAAAGGGCGCAGAGCTGGAGAAATCCAGAGCGACGGCCCAAAAGCTGCAGGAAGAG CTCcttcctctggtggaggatctgcagAGGTGTCGCAGGGAGCAGCAGGAGGCCCAGATGAGGAGCCAACAGCTGGAGCAGagggtggaggagctggaagAAAGGAACGCCACCTCGCAGGAGGATCGAGAGCGGCAGGTCAAACTCCTAGAG GAGCGAATGCATCACCTGGAGGAAGATCTGAACGATGAGCACAGCAGTGCTGACCGCCTGATGGAGCGTTTAGACAAAACCAAAGAGCAG ATGGATCAGATGAGGAGTGAACTGCTGCAGGAGCGAGCGACTAGGCAGGACCTGGAGTGTGACAAGATGAGCCTGGAGAGACAG AATAAAGACCTGAAGAGCAGAGTGATTCACCTAGAAGGATCACAGAGAACAAATCAAGACGCGTTCATCTCCAAACTAAACTGCCGGATCCAGGAGCTGGAGGAGAGGCTGCAAGGAGAGGAGAG GGACAACAACAACATGCAACAAGCAAACCGAAAGCTGGAGCGCAAACTGAAGGAGATGAAGATGCAGACGGATGAGGAACATGCCAACCTGCAGAGCCAGACAGAACAG CTGAGCCAGAGGCTGAAGACGGCAAAGAGACAAATGgacgaggcagaggaggagatcgAGCGTCTGgagcatgttaagaagaagatgcAGAGAGATCTGGATGAGCAGATTGAGGCTAACGAGCAGCTTCATGTGCAGCTGAGTTCCCTGAGGAACGAGATGAG ACGTAAGAAGAAGTCACCGGCCATCATCAAAGTTCTGGAGGACAGTTTGAACGACGTGGACGACGTTGGCTCCGATTGA